Proteins from a single region of Phycisphaeraceae bacterium D3-23:
- a CDS encoding sulfatase-like hydrolase/transferase, whose protein sequence is MTSRLTTRLAFAFAMLSVWAAGAQPNIVLIMADDLGYGDLGCYGSEDQHTPHLDALADAGIRLTDYHSNGTVCSPTRAALMTGRYPQRTGVEGVVTAANHREVGLPLEEVTLAEVLRDAGYVTALFGKWHLGYDPRFGPTRQGFDTFEGFVSGNIDYQNKIDQVGEEDWWVGEQRLLEPGYLTTVITDRAVDWIGEQSDRPFFLYLSHGAPHYPYQGPDDPGFRVPGEARVASPRQDIDAAYREMITALDDSVGRVVAALETHGLEENTLIIFCSDNGCTGRVGSSGPWRGHKGQVYEGGHRVPFIAAWPGTIDAGEVLDDLAMSMDLLPTFAALAGAALPEGVEIDGVNLVDHWADGLTQPRRVHWRSGLQGAMREGRWKLVVRGDKDYALFDLDEDPAEQHDVSMQHGEIATAMRVAHSDWLRESRAGVERVSP, encoded by the coding sequence ATGACATCGCGACTTACAACCCGGTTGGCCTTCGCGTTTGCGATGCTGTCGGTATGGGCCGCCGGGGCGCAGCCCAACATCGTGCTCATCATGGCCGATGACCTGGGCTACGGCGACCTGGGCTGCTACGGCAGCGAAGACCAGCACACCCCGCACCTTGATGCGCTGGCCGATGCGGGCATCCGTCTGACCGACTACCACAGCAACGGCACCGTGTGCAGCCCGACCCGCGCGGCGCTGATGACCGGCCGCTACCCGCAACGCACCGGCGTCGAAGGCGTCGTCACCGCGGCCAACCACCGCGAAGTCGGCCTGCCGCTCGAAGAAGTCACCCTCGCCGAAGTCCTGCGCGACGCGGGCTACGTCACCGCGCTCTTTGGCAAGTGGCACCTGGGCTACGACCCACGCTTTGGCCCAACGCGGCAGGGCTTCGACACCTTCGAGGGCTTTGTCTCCGGCAACATCGACTACCAGAACAAGATCGACCAGGTCGGCGAAGAAGACTGGTGGGTCGGCGAGCAACGCCTGCTTGAGCCGGGCTACTTGACGACGGTGATCACCGACCGGGCAGTGGACTGGATCGGCGAGCAGTCGGATCGGCCATTCTTTCTTTACCTTTCGCATGGTGCGCCGCACTACCCGTACCAAGGGCCGGACGACCCGGGCTTCCGTGTCCCGGGCGAGGCGCGTGTGGCTTCGCCGCGTCAGGATATCGATGCGGCGTACCGCGAAATGATCACGGCGCTGGACGATAGTGTCGGCCGGGTCGTGGCGGCGCTGGAAACGCACGGCCTGGAAGAAAACACGCTCATCATTTTCTGCTCGGACAACGGCTGTACCGGGCGTGTCGGCTCGTCGGGGCCCTGGCGTGGGCACAAGGGCCAGGTGTATGAGGGCGGCCACCGCGTGCCGTTCATCGCGGCTTGGCCGGGCACGATCGATGCCGGCGAGGTCCTGGATGACCTGGCAATGAGTATGGACCTGCTGCCGACGTTCGCGGCGTTGGCGGGTGCGGCGCTACCCGAAGGGGTTGAGATCGACGGTGTCAACCTGGTTGACCATTGGGCGGATGGATTGACCCAGCCCCGCCGGGTGCATTGGCGCTCGGGGCTTCAGGGGGCGATGCGTGAGGGCCGATGGAAGCTGGTGGTCCGAGGGGACAAGGACTATGCGCTCTTCGATCTGGATGAAGACCCCGCCGAGCAGCATGATGTGTCGATGCAGCACGGTGAGATCGCGACGGCAATGCGTGTCGCGCACTCTGACTGGCTACGCGAATCCCGAGCGGGTGTCGAGCGTGTTTCGCCTTGA